The Lipingzhangella halophila genomic interval CGAGGCGGACTACCGGGAGGTCACCCGGATCCTGGAGCACTTCTACTCCATCTGCATCACTGACTGCGGCACGGGTCTGCTGCATTCGGCGATGCGGGGTGTCCTCGGGCTGGCCGACCAGGTCGTGCTGGTGAGCTCGGCATCGGTCGACGGTGCGCGCAGCGCCAGCGCCACGCTCGACTGGCTGCAGGCCCACGAGTACGGCTACCACGTGCGGGGTGCGGTCGTTGTGTTGTCGATGGTGCGCCAGGACGGCAAGAGCTCGGTGGACCTCAACCGGCTGGAAGAGCACTTCGCCAGCCGGTGCCGGGCGGTGGTGCGGGTCCCGTGGGACGCGCACCTGGAAGAGGGCGCCGAACTCGACCTCGAACATCTCGCCCCGGCAACCCGCGACGCCTACCTGCAACTCGCCGCGACCGTCGGAGAAGCCTTCGCCTGGCCCCGCTAACCCCACAATCCCCGGCCGGCCAGGCCCGGCCGGGGCGCCAAGTGAGCTACCATCAATCGCGGCGCCATCACGCCATCAGGAGGGTTCGCATAGTGGCCGAGTGCGGCGGTCTTGAAAACCGCTAGGGCGTCCGCGTCCTCGTGGGTTCGAATCCCACACCCTCCGCTCACACCCTCGAAAAACCCCCGTTGACCAGTGGTTTTCCTGGAGCGGCGGGGGTTTCGCCGTGTCCGGGGGTGCGCAGCCGTAGGCCGCTCGCGGCAGCCCCAAGCGGGTGTTCGCGGAACATGTGCGGAATGCCCGTGCACCTGTCTGCGCAGGTCACAGCGAACGCGTAGCGGGGGGCACCGGAGTTCAGCCAGGTCGATACCGCCGTGTGCCGTAGGTCGTAGGGCCGTTTCGGCGAGCGGCGAGGCCGCCAGGTTCGGTGGCAGCGCCAGCTTGCGCGCCTGGCGCCACACGTCGCAGTAGGACGAGGTCGCCACGAGGTTCCCGCTCGACTGCCGAAACAGCCGGTCGCCCGTGCCCGTCCCGAACTGGTGAACGTGCTCCCGCAGCTGGTCTTGTTTCGGTTCGGTACGTCGGTAGCAGGCGGGTATTTCCAGTTCACCGCTACCTCCCTCGTGCGGACGAACTCTCGGTGCTGGTGCGTCCAGCGCAGGCGCACCATGATGCTGCTTACTCGAACAACTTTGTTGGCACCAAGGACCTCCCGATCGGGGACGAGCTGAACGCGATCCCTACGTGTTGCGGAGCAAGACGTTAGTGACACATGACTGGCCTCATCCCCGGTCAAGGCTCTCGGCTCCGGGCGCCTCTGGGATTACTCGGTTGAGCCCCATATGCGCATGGCCTGGAGGACGGCAGCCAAGTCATGACCACGTTGGGTCAAGGAGTAGCGCACCCGGGAGGGCCAGCCGCTGGTTCGTTTGCGATGGAGGACATTGGCGTCGGTTAGTTCGGTGAGCCGCTCGGTGAGGATCTTGTCCGAGATGCGGCCGAGGTTCTGGGCGAGTTCGTTGAAGCTCCTGGGGCCATGGAGGAGTTCGAGGATCACCAGGGCGGCCCAGCGTCGGCGCAGGACGGAAAGGGTGTTTTCGATCGGACAGGACGAGTTCGGGAGCGGTGTCGCACCGGGGCAGTCTTGCCGCAACGCCTGTGCAGCGTCGCTGACCATTTGGTTAGCCACAATGAGCCTCCTTAGGGTCGCCGTCAGAAGTGACTTTCGCGTAACACGCGCAGGCTCGACACACATCCCACCGGAGGACGACGAAATGACGCAGGACATGGCAGAGAGCGTGCAGAAAGCCGCGGTCGCCGAGACAGTGGTTCGCATCTTCCACGCATTGGATGACCGCGACTGGGGCACGATCGCTGCGTTGACGACGGACCCGGTGGACATCGACTATCCGTCAAAGCTGGGCGGCGCGGAGAAGATTTCAACCGAGGATTTTGTCTCCGGTCTGAGGGCATTCCTTCCCGGGTTCGATTCCACCCAACATCTATTGGCTCCCACCGTGGTTGAGCTGGAGACCGAGACGCAAGCTACGGTGCGGTTCCACGCCCGTGTTACGCACGTCCTCACTGAAGTCGCCGACGTTCCCATCTGGGTGATCGGTTGCCACTACACGTTCGGCTTCGAACATCAAGACGACATCTGGAAACTGTGTTCCTCGCGAGTCGAGGTGCTCTATGAGGAAGGCAATCGCGACCTCGAAACCGTGGCCCGGCGTCGGGCGCAGCCGCTGCAAACCTAGGACGCCGCAGGAGAGCCGTCGGCGGCAAGCCTCGCTCCGACGACTGGGGGGTTGTCGACTCCGTTGGCGTGCTGACGCAGCTCCCGGGCCGCCGGAGAACGCGGCCAGGCTACGCCTACATCGCCATCCTGGGTGGTCGCATCGGCTTACTCGATGATGTTCAAGAGTAACGGCGTTGCGCGCCGGACACCCGCTCGGGCTGCGGGCTGCCGCCCGGTCCCGAGCGGCGGACGGCTACCACAGCAGGACACCGAAAACCCAATTTCGTATTCAGAATTTTCCTTACGCCTTCAAGCCCGCGCCGTGCGGGGCCGCAGGAGAAGTCGTAGGACCGGAGTCCTGGAGACTTTAGGCACCTCTCCGGCTCAGGATCCTCCAGGACCAAGCCGGGGCCGAGTGCATTGCTTCGCAGGGTGAGGGCCCATGGCCCTCTCCAATTGGTCAAGCGTAATTGGCCCCCGGCATGGCCCTGCCAGAGCCGGACAGGGCACCGCCCAAAGTCTCCAGGACTCCTCCGTATCCGGTCATGTGCACGCTCTGCCGGACGCACGGCTGGCTACGGCTCTCTGCTGATACGGATTCCTCACCCGAGCCGACGTTGAACCTAGGTGCTCGACGACGAGATTATGGGGTACTGCAGGGAGCCACAGCATCCAGCCTGGACAGATCGGTTAACTGAATGACAACATCTGCTATGCGTACTTCCCGCGTTGAGAGGATTGCCCGCTTCACCTTCCAATGGCCTGAATACGTTGAACGGTTCGACTGTGGGTGGCAATTCCAACTCCACGTTGGCGGCGCAACCCATACCGTCCAGCATGGACTCGGCGCACGTAAAGTGTATGGGCGCCTACGTGTGCACACAGTCACCTGGATCGGCGGTCAGGTGCAAGTCGAGGGGACTGAAGCAGATGACTATCCTAATACCCGTGCTCTGCTCAGCCGACTGCGCTACCAGGACAAGAAGCTGATCCGTAAGCGCGACGATGTGCCAGCCGAGTATCACGGCTTCGAACTCGTCGAGCATCGCCATGAGATCGACGCGCAATACAGCCCTAACTGTATTGCGGTGAAGATCCGCGAGGATGACTTGGCTTCGTGGGGGATGCACGCCTGGCTCAGAATGTGTCGCCGATCTTGAAAGACCAAACCCCTTCTTTCCATCTGCTGAAGCGCCGCGCACTGGCCTTGTCCCTATTGCCCAGCCCTGAACCGCCCAGGACGCGGCGGTGCTTACTGCCCACCGGCAGACCTTGCGGCAACACTCGATGCCGTCGCTGCGCACTTCACTACGAATAAGCAGGCCAACGGTCTTGATTTACCACGGGCCCTTTGTGAGCGCGAGTTGACAGCAACAGTGACAGCGACGCCGCCCGATCAGAACGGATACCAGTGGATCCCGATCCCAGCCCGGCAGGCGTCTACGGGATCCCCTGGTCGAACTGATAAGGATGAGGCCTGTTCCCGCTGTGGGGGAGGGCTGCTCCCTGCCGTCCGTCGGGGCCGGACGCGTTGCGCATTTAATGCACACGGCGTCAGGAGATCTGGGGAAAGCGCGGGAACCAGCGGGATGCACCTGCCCAGGCAGAGAGCGGTTCCGCTTGATCATCCCAGCTCGCACAGCCACCCCCAAACGATTTGTATCCCGGAGGCCAGGAGGCGAACCCCTCCACCGAGCATGTGCGGTCCCGCCGCCGTGGTGGGCCGCCTTGCAAGCAGGCATCGTGCATGCTTGGGTCGTGCCGCAAATTCCCAGCCGCCACGAGGTTGTCGCCGTCTTCGAAGCTCTGTTGGACGGCCGAATGACACGCGACGAGGCAGAGCGGTGGGCCGGGCAACGGGTCGCCGACGACACTCAGGACCCGAACGACCCCGCCGTTTGGAAAGCCCTCGACCAGCTCTACGGAATCGATCTGCGACACGGCCCGGAACAGCCTTTCCTGCACAGCAGGGCACAGGTCTTCCAATGGCTCGACCAGCTTCGCAACGCTCCTTGAAATTCCCGATCCGATAGTTCCCGCCTCCGGATTCCGTGCTAACTCGGACGCCAACAAGGGCTGTGGACACTGCCGGACAATCCCACGCTTGCTACGGATCAGAAGGCTGAGAGGTTCGGGTCCCCGAGTGCACGACCGGCACGGGCAGTGCGCCACTGTCGGAACCAACCCCGGTGCCGGGCGTGTGGTTACCAGGAGGATCCCGCCCCGTAGCCCCCCGGGGCCGGAGTACCCGACTGCGCGATGCGGGTCTGTCTTGGGCTGAGACCGTTCGCACACTCGGGCACTCCGGTTCGGGACCGCGGTTGCACGCCGCTCGGGGTTGTTGGAGCGCACCGATACGCCGACCACTCGTAACCCTGCCGCTGTGGTCGGCCGCCTCCTTCCGTCCGTTGAGCACGAGAGAGGGGGCGGAACGCGATGCGTATTCATTGCACACGGCGCCGAGGAAGGCGGGGAATCGGTGAGACTGCGCCTCGCAGGTGAACGGGCGAATGGCCGCGTTCGGGCAAGCTCGCCGGCCGCGTTCGGGGCGTTTGTATACCGGAGGTCGGTAGGCGAACGTCCCTTGACGTCACTTCTGCGGCCATCCGCGTAGTCGTGGACACCGTTCCAGGGGCGCATCGGAGTGGGCCAGCGCGGCCTTCTTTCCGGCTGTTCTGGAGTGGTGTCTGTGTTGGCGCGCGTTAGCGCGGTGTCGCGAGTGGCTTCGTGCTCGTGGCTTTCCGCAACTGGAGTGCGGCGATCATGGCGAGCACGGTCACCGCGGTCAGGGAGAGGAAGGTGTCGGAGTAGGCCGGCGCGGTGCTGGTGTAGAGGGGATTGACCGCACTGTCCCCGCTGGTGTGCCGGGCTGAGAGCAGGACTCCGAACAGGGCCGGTCCCGCGCCGGCGCCCAGGAACTGGGCACCTTGGAAGATGCCCACCCCGACACCGACCTGCTCCGGCGGCAGGAGACGGCTTACCGCGCTGGTAGCGAGCGTAACGACGAGTGCGAACCCCGCGCCGAGCGCGAGGACCGCGATCCCGGCCAACACCGGGGAGGAACCGACGGCAACCGTGGACAGGAACAACGTCGATAGGCCGATCACTGTGAGGCCGGCCAGGGTCACGGTGCCCTCGTTCGCGCCGCGTTCACCGAGACGCCCGGCGAGCGGAGAGGACACCGCCAGCGCCAGTCCTCCGGGGATCATGACCAGACTGCCCTGGCCGGGTGTCAAGCCGTTGACCTCGATGACGAGGATCGGCACCAGAACCAGCGTCGCCAGGTTCACGAGCATCGCCAGAAAGATCACCACGACCGCGGCGACGTAGCCGTGGTTGGTGAACATCGATGGCGGCACGAACGGGTGCGCGACCGTGCGGGTGCGCCAGACGAAGAGTGCCGTTAGGGCAACGCCGGACAGCAACGTGCCCCATGAGGACACCGAGGTGAACCCGGCGCTTTCGGCCTGGGTGACACCGAATAGCACGAGACCGGCACCGGAGCCGAGCAGGATGCCGCCGAGCAGGTCGAAGGGGTGCCGATCGTGGGGTGGATCGTCGGTGATGACTCGGCGGATTACCGGAATGAGGGTCAGCGCGGTGGCCGCCATGAGCCAGAACAGCGCCGGCCATCCCAGCAGTTGTCCGAGGATCCCGCCCGTTGCCGGTCCCGCCGCCGTGCCCGCACCTCCGGCGGCACCGAGGAATCCGATGCCGACTGCGGTCTTGCCGCTGGGCAGCAGACGGGTGGCGGCCACGATCGCCAGCACCGGAATGGCAGCCCCGCCGGCCCCCATAACGATCCGGCCCAGTACGAGGACCAACAGGCTCGGCGCCAGGGCGCAGACCAGGCTGCCGATCCCGAAGACCGCCAGCGCGACGGTGAACAGCTGGCGGAGGCCGAACCGGTCGGCTATCCGGCCGTAGACGGGTATCCCGATGGAGCACATCAGCAGGAAGCCGGTCACGACCCAGGCCGCGCGGGCCGTCGAAGCCGCGAACTGCTCCGCGATGAGGGGAAGGACGAGCGAGACCATGTCGGCGGCGATGGGAATCAGCAGCATCGCCGGAACGAGCACACTCAGCAGACGAGGCAACGGGACGGCAGCGCTCGTCGGATCCGGGGCAGGCTTCACGGTTACTCCGTTCTCAAAACTGTAATCGTGTTGGTTGCAGTTAGGTGCAAGAGAAAGGCCGAAGGACTCCCTCCGGCCGTTGGGTCCGCTAGCTGGGTATGGGCGAGACGGCTTCGCGTCGTTGGATGCGGCGGAGCATCTCGGCGACGCTCGTCGCGGCAAGCCGGTTCTCCATCGCGCGCTGCGCGGCGGCGAACTCCTCCTCTAAGAGTGACTGCATGTGCCGCCCGATCACGCAGCTTTGGCTGGGCGGGTGGGCATGCGTGGGCAGCACTGTGACGTCATCCTCCACGGCGGCGTAGGCGTCGAGCAGAGTGATCTCTTCGGCGGGCTTCGCCAACTGCCAACCACCCCCACTGCCCTCGACCGCGGTAACCAGCCCCCTGTCCCGAAGCAGACCGAGGACACGACGCACCAGCACGGGGTTGCTCTCCAGGCTCTCCGCGATCCTCGCCGAGGACTGCAGGCCATCAGAGTCCCACCGGGCCAGAAACGTCAGCGCGTGAACCGCCACCGCGGTCCGGGTGCTGACCGCCATCACTTCCCCCTGGTTGGAACGGGTGGACACAGGCCACTGGCAATCTTGTCGCCGACAGGCCGTCAGGGCTTGGACGGGCGAGTATCTCGCGGTTAACGACGTATCTCGCCTCCGGCCCCCTGAACCATCGCGGCTCCTCCGCGGACCCACAACTGAAACCATACTAGTGACAGTTACGCCATGGGAAAAGCGCACTCCCTCAACGGCCCCTCAGGCTATGGTTCGCTACGTCGCGAACGTCCGGTCCCGCGACAGCGATTAGCCGCCGCGGTGGTCCGGGGCCAGACTGGGGGCATGGCGGAACTTGATGGCGTGCCAGTGAGGGCCGACGAGCTTCAGGCGCTTGCGCTGGTGAACTATGGGCACTTCACCTCGATGCGCGTTGATGACCAGCATGTGCGCGGGCTCTCCCACCACCTGGACCGGCTGGTTGGCGACTGCCGGGAGGTCTTCGGTACCGAGCTCGACCGGGCGCGGGTGCGTGAGCACGTGCGTCATGCGGTGGGCGACCGCTCGGGATCGTTCGTCGTGCGGGTGACCGTCTTCGATCCCGGGCTCGACGTCGGGCATCCCGGTGTGGCCGCGGAGCCCCGGGTGCTCGTCACCACCCGCACGGCGGGAGCGTGGCCGCCGGCGCCCCTTCGCGTTCGGCCGGTCCGGTACGCGCGGGACATGCCGCTGGTCAAGCATGTCGGCCTGTTCGGGGCGGTCATGCGCCGCCGCGGGGCGCAGCAGGACGGGTTCGACGATGCGCTCTTCACCGACAGCGCCTCGTTCATCTCCGAAGGCCCGACCTGGAACATCGCCTTCTTTGACGGGGAACGGGTCGTCTGGCCCGATGCGGAGGTCCTTCCCGGCGTCACCATGCGCCTGTTGCGGGAGGTGGACGGCGGCTGCGTGTCGGCACCGGTCAACCTGTCCGACCTCGGTGGAATGCGCGCCGCCTTCGTGACGAGTACGACGGTCGGCGTGCGACCGGTCATCGGTATCGGCCAGCTCGAGTTCCCCGCGGACCACGCGGTATTCGACAGCTTGCGCAAGAAATACGAGGAGATCCCGGCGGAACGGATCTGAGGTGCCCGCCCGCTCAGCGGCAGGGCCCATCAGGGGTGCTCGGGGGGTCGTTCCCGGCGCTGGGCGTGTCTCCACGGTCGGGTCCGATGCGTTCCGAGCCCCGCGCCGGGGGCGGAACCGAGGCGGGTGCGGCACCGCGCCTCTCCCGCACTGACGACCGCGTGTTCGGCCGCACGATGCCGCGGGAATGTCCCTACCGCTGGGTACGGTGACCCCATCGAGTGGTGCTGATGCTCATGGGCTGGAGGTCGATGTGCGGTTCCGGGTTGATCGTGACGCGCTCGCGGAAGCTGTGGCCTGGACGGCTCGGGCACTGCCCGCACGCCCTGCTGTCCCGGTCCTCGCCGGGATGCGGCTGGAACTGCCCGAGGGCTCCAGCCAGCTTCGGCTGTCGAGTTTCGACTACGAAGTCTCCGCTCGTTCCTCCGTCGAGGCTGAGGTGGAGGAGGGCGGGGCTGTTCTGGTCTCGGGCCGGCTGCTCGCCGAGATTGTCCGCAACCTCCCGGCGCATCCCGTGGAGGTCTCCTCCGACAGCTCACGGGTCCTCGTCACCTGCGGCAGCGCGCGCTTCACCCTGCTCACGCTGCCCCTGGAGGACTATCCTTCCCTGCCTGAGATGCCGGGCACCACGGGCTCCCTCGCGGCCGACGCCTTCACGGCCGCTGTGCGGCAGGTAACCCCCGCGGCGAGCCGCGACGATACGCTGCCCATGCTCACCGGTGTGTACCTGTCGTTCTCCGGCGACTCCCTGAGTCTCGTCGCGACCGACCGCTACCGCATCGCTGTCCGCGAGCTGTGGTGGCGGCCCGAGTCCCCCGATCTTGAGACCTCGGCGCTGGTTCCCGCACGCACGCTCGCCGACATCGCGCGTTCGGTCACGTCGGGGTCCAACGTCGGAATCGCGTTGTCCACGGTGTCGGAGGGAGCCGGGGTCACTCGTTCGGGCGGCGAGGGCATGATCGGGTTCGAGAACAATGAGCGGCGCACGACCACCCGGCTGATCGACGGCGATTTCGTCAAGTACGAGTCCCGGTTCCCGGCCGAGTTCGCCGCGCGCGCCACGGTGCCCACGGCCGCGCTTATGGAAGCGGCCAAGCGGGTCGCCCTCGTCGCCGACCGCAACTCCCAGCTGCGCATGTCGTTCTCGGCGAGGGAGGTGCTGCTTGAGGCGGGGTCGGGCGATGACGCCCAGGCCAGAGAGGCGCTCGAGATCGAGTACGAAGGCGACGATATGCAGATCGCCTTCGGGCCCGAGTTCTTCCTCGACGGCCTCGGCGCGGTCGACACCGAAACCGCCCGGTTCGATCTCACGACACCGACCAAACCCGCGGTCATCTCCAGCGTGCCGAGCGAGGAGGGGGCGCGTCCCGACTTCCGCTACCTCCTCATGCCGTTGCGGGTCTCCTAGTCGGGCCAACCTTCGAGACTGTGGACCTCGCCGTCGTCGTACGGCACGAACTGGTAGTGCAGGGTTCGGTAGCGCAGGACCCGGTGCGAGATCGGTACAGCCCACCGCTGCAGCACCGGGTGCCGGCGGCCGAGCAGGCGGGCGGCGCGCTTGGCGTCGTCGCCTTCGAGCAGTCGCACCTCGCCGCGGGTCGGCTTGCCGAGCGGATCGCCGCGGAAGGTACAGGGCCGGAGGTCGGCCACGGGGCGCCGGCGCAACCGCTTGGCCTTGCCCGAGTCCTCCCAGGTGCGGAAAAGAATGCGCGAACCGTCGACGACGATGCTGACAGGCGTGTTGACGCACCGCACGCCATCGCTGCGGTAGGTGGTCAGCAGGGCTGTCTTGGAACCGTGGAACGACCTCAGAAGTGTGGCTGCGGACATCCTCGTCACTTCCTGTGCGGGCAAAGGCTGGCTACCTTTCACTGTGCCCACTCTAGTGACCTGAGTCACCTCGAAGTGCCGCATGTCCACCGATGGAACGGCCAGCCGGTGTCCGGGACCGGCGTCTCCACACCCCAACCGGGCTCCGCCGGGCAACCCGGTCGCCCCCATTCGGCCGTGCGTACGGGTGCGGCCGGAGAGGGAAAACGGTGCAGTCAAACGGGTTCCGGCCGTGCGAAAACCCGGTGGCCGCATCCGGACACGAAAACTGGTTTATCCACAGGGGAATTGGGCCGCTTGTTCGTTATCGATAATTTTTCGCGCTTGTCCACAGGATTTTCCACAGGGCTCCCCCGAGGACTGTGGACAAGCTGTGGGAGACGGAAGGCCCGAAACCGCACCGGGTCGCGACGCTTCGGCGG includes:
- a CDS encoding winged helix-turn-helix transcriptional regulator, coding for MANQMVSDAAQALRQDCPGATPLPNSSCPIENTLSVLRRRWAALVILELLHGPRSFNELAQNLGRISDKILTERLTELTDANVLHRKRTSGWPSRVRYSLTQRGHDLAAVLQAMRIWGSTE
- a CDS encoding nuclear transport factor 2 family protein; this encodes MTQDMAESVQKAAVAETVVRIFHALDDRDWGTIAALTTDPVDIDYPSKLGGAEKISTEDFVSGLRAFLPGFDSTQHLLAPTVVELETETQATVRFHARVTHVLTEVADVPIWVIGCHYTFGFEHQDDIWKLCSSRVEVLYEEGNRDLETVARRRAQPLQT
- a CDS encoding MFS transporter; protein product: MKPAPDPTSAAVPLPRLLSVLVPAMLLIPIAADMVSLVLPLIAEQFAASTARAAWVVTGFLLMCSIGIPVYGRIADRFGLRQLFTVALAVFGIGSLVCALAPSLLVLVLGRIVMGAGGAAIPVLAIVAATRLLPSGKTAVGIGFLGAAGGAGTAAGPATGGILGQLLGWPALFWLMAATALTLIPVIRRVITDDPPHDRHPFDLLGGILLGSGAGLVLFGVTQAESAGFTSVSSWGTLLSGVALTALFVWRTRTVAHPFVPPSMFTNHGYVAAVVVIFLAMLVNLATLVLVPILVIEVNGLTPGQGSLVMIPGGLALAVSSPLAGRLGERGANEGTVTLAGLTVIGLSTLFLSTVAVGSSPVLAGIAVLALGAGFALVVTLATSAVSRLLPPEQVGVGVGIFQGAQFLGAGAGPALFGVLLSARHTSGDSAVNPLYTSTAPAYSDTFLSLTAVTVLAMIAALQLRKATSTKPLATPR
- a CDS encoding Rrf2 family transcriptional regulator translates to MAVSTRTAVAVHALTFLARWDSDGLQSSARIAESLESNPVLVRRVLGLLRDRGLVTAVEGSGGGWQLAKPAEEITLLDAYAAVEDDVTVLPTHAHPPSQSCVIGRHMQSLLEEEFAAAQRAMENRLAATSVAEMLRRIQRREAVSPIPS
- a CDS encoding aminotransferase class IV family protein: MAELDGVPVRADELQALALVNYGHFTSMRVDDQHVRGLSHHLDRLVGDCREVFGTELDRARVREHVRHAVGDRSGSFVVRVTVFDPGLDVGHPGVAAEPRVLVTTRTAGAWPPAPLRVRPVRYARDMPLVKHVGLFGAVMRRRGAQQDGFDDALFTDSASFISEGPTWNIAFFDGERVVWPDAEVLPGVTMRLLREVDGGCVSAPVNLSDLGGMRAAFVTSTTVGVRPVIGIGQLEFPADHAVFDSLRKKYEEIPAERI
- the dnaN gene encoding DNA polymerase III subunit beta, with the protein product MRFRVDRDALAEAVAWTARALPARPAVPVLAGMRLELPEGSSQLRLSSFDYEVSARSSVEAEVEEGGAVLVSGRLLAEIVRNLPAHPVEVSSDSSRVLVTCGSARFTLLTLPLEDYPSLPEMPGTTGSLAADAFTAAVRQVTPAASRDDTLPMLTGVYLSFSGDSLSLVATDRYRIAVRELWWRPESPDLETSALVPARTLADIARSVTSGSNVGIALSTVSEGAGVTRSGGEGMIGFENNERRTTTRLIDGDFVKYESRFPAEFAARATVPTAALMEAAKRVALVADRNSQLRMSFSAREVLLEAGSGDDAQAREALEIEYEGDDMQIAFGPEFFLDGLGAVDTETARFDLTTPTKPAVISSVPSEEGARPDFRYLLMPLRVS
- a CDS encoding PPOX class F420-dependent oxidoreductase, which encodes MSAATLLRSFHGSKTALLTTYRSDGVRCVNTPVSIVVDGSRILFRTWEDSGKAKRLRRRPVADLRPCTFRGDPLGKPTRGEVRLLEGDDAKRAARLLGRRHPVLQRWAVPISHRVLRYRTLHYQFVPYDDGEVHSLEGWPD